Genomic DNA from Oscillospiraceae bacterium:
GCGCTCGTCCACCGGTGGTGGTTTCGGGATTGCCGAACATTACGCCCACTTTTTCACGCAGCTGATTGATAAAAATGGTGGTGGTTTTGGTTTTATTGATGACGCTGGTTAATTTACGGAGCGCCTGAGACATCAGTCTTGCCTGAAGTCCCACATGGGAATCCCCCATGTCTCCTTCAATTTCCTGACGGGGTACCAACGCCGCAACAGAGTCGATAACAATGACATCCAAAGCGTTGCTTCGAACCAGTGCTTCGGTAATTTCCAATGCCTGTTCCCCGGTATCAGGCTGAGAAATCAGCAGAGAATCAATATCCACACCCAGTCTTTTTGCATAGATGGGATCTAGGGCATGTTCCGCATCAATAAACGCAGCTTCTCCGCCGTTTTTCTGAGCTTCGGCAATAATGGTCAGAGCAACTGTGGTTTTCCCGGAACTTTCGGGACCATAAATTTCAATCACACGTCCTCTGGGAACACCGCCCACACCTGTGGCACGGTCCAAGGTCATAATCCCCGTGGGAATGACATCCACATCCATGGAAAGATTTTCTCCAAGACGCATAACAGTGCCCTTCCCGAATTGTTTATCTAACTGCGCCATAGCAGCCGCTAAAGCTTTCTGGCGGTCTTCTTTGCGTTTATCCAACTCCATATCCATATTCTCCATTTCATCCTTCTCTACAGGTTTTTCAATATTTCTACCCACATTATAGCAAAAAAAATCGAAAAGTCAATAGATTTTGACAAAAAATCGAACAAATGTTCTATTTTTTTATTCTTCTTGTGCAGAAACAATTAAATTTTTGGATGCTTTTAATGCCAGATGCAGGGCATTTTTTACGGATAACTGACGAATTTTATCGCGGTTCCCCATCAATTGGAACCGATGAGCCTCAGTTGCTTTGCTGGTGGAAACACCGATATATACCAATCCAACCGGTTTTTCTTCGGTTCCGCCACCGGGTCCTGCAATTCCTGTAACCGAAACAGCGATATCGGCTTGTAAACGATTGCGAATTCCTTCTGCCATTTCGCAGGCCGTTTCAGGGGAAACGGCACCGTGTTTTGCCAAAGTTTCTTCCAAAACACCGCAAAGTGCCATTTTCAGTTCATTGGAATAAGTCACCACACCGCCCAGATACGGTTTGGAAGAACCGGGCACCGCTGTAACGGTTTGTCCAATCATACCGCCGGTGCAGGATTCTGCAGTCACCAAGGTGTGTCCGTTTTCAATCAAAGTATGCACCAAAACTTCCTCTAAGGGATGATTTCCCTCTGCATAAATATATTGGCCTGCTTTTTGATCGATAATTTGTATCAAATTTTCAGTAAGCTCCTCCGCTTCTTCTTTTGTCTTTCCTTTGGCGGTAATTTTTAAATGCACTTCACCTGTTTTGGCATAAGGTGCCAAAATAAGATTGTCCTCTGCTTTCATTTCTTCACGAAGAAGCTCTGCCAGATTGGATTCTCCGATGCCAATAAAGCGCAAAGTGGTTTCCACGATTTCTTCTTCTTTTAATCCATCTAAGAAAGTAAGCATTTCTGCGGTTTGCATAATCGCCTGCACTTCAGCAGGTGGACCGGGAAGCATCACAACGGTACCTTCCTTGGTTTCGGTGATACAGGCAGGTGCTGTACCGTTGGGATTCTGAATAATCTGAGCACCTTTAGGGAAATCGCACTGACTTAAATTACTGGGAATCATTTCCCGTCCCATTCGCTCAAAATAAGATTTTAATACGGTTACTGAATATTCATCCCGAACAAGTTCTCTGTCTAACGCTTCTGCCACCGATTTTTTGGTAATATCATCATAGGTGGGTCCAAGTCCACCGGTGGTGAAGACTAAATCTGCACATTTTAGCGCACGTTTTACAGCTTTTTTAATATCTTTTTTCGTGTCTTCCACCGCAATATGCATTACGGTGCGGATTCCGTAAGGCTTTAGGAGATTGGCTAAGGTAGCCGCATTGGTATTCACAATATCACCGGAAACCACTTCGTTTCCCACAGCAATGATACAA
This window encodes:
- a CDS encoding competence/damage-inducible protein A, with the translated sequence MKCCIIAVGNEVVSGDIVNTNAATLANLLKPYGIRTVMHIAVEDTKKDIKKAVKRALKCADLVFTTGGLGPTYDDITKKSVAEALDRELVRDEYSVTVLKSYFERMGREMIPSNLSQCDFPKGAQIIQNPNGTAPACITETKEGTVVMLPGPPAEVQAIMQTAEMLTFLDGLKEEEIVETTLRFIGIGESNLAELLREEMKAEDNLILAPYAKTGEVHLKITAKGKTKEEAEELTENLIQIIDQKAGQYIYAEGNHPLEEVLVHTLIENGHTLVTAESCTGGMIGQTVTAVPGSSKPYLGGVVTYSNELKMALCGVLEETLAKHGAVSPETACEMAEGIRNRLQADIAVSVTGIAGPGGGTEEKPVGLVYIGVSTSKATEAHRFQLMGNRDKIRQLSVKNALHLALKASKNLIVSAQEE
- the recA gene encoding recombinase RecA; this translates as MELDKRKEDRQKALAAAMAQLDKQFGKGTVMRLGENLSMDVDVIPTGIMTLDRATGVGGVPRGRVIEIYGPESSGKTTVALTIIAEAQKNGGEAAFIDAEHALDPIYAKRLGVDIDSLLISQPDTGEQALEITEALVRSNALDVIVIDSVAALVPRQEIEGDMGDSHVGLQARLMSQALRKLTSVINKTKTTTIFINQLREKVGVMFGNPETTTGGRALKFYSSMRLDVRRSEALKNGTEIIGNKVKVKVVKNKVAPPFKDAEFDILYGEGISKNGMLLDLGVEAGIVEKSGAWYNYGEMRLGQGRENARMYLKDNPELAKEIEEKIRDGWDD